In Litorimonas taeanensis, one DNA window encodes the following:
- a CDS encoding AAA family ATPase, with product MSELDLAPVETLAQALRTEINKAIIGQQDTIELMLVALLSGGHILLEGVPGTAKTFLAQAFSYALKLDFGRIQFTPDLLPGDLLGTNLFNFQTSKFSLIKGPIFCDLLLADEINRTPPKTQAALLEAMQERQVTIDGKAYPLAKTFMVIATQNPIEQQGTYPLPEAQLDRFLFKHVLDYPSRDEELEIIARHGTSSGSADLKTLGLKPIATPAKIKAALDVIPNVRLTDDVTHYIVDLVRGTRNDPLFETGASPRAAAMIAIASRAKAALAGRDYVIPDDVKAIALPALRHRAILSPTAEIEGRNADSVISAVIEQTNAPR from the coding sequence ATGAGCGAGTTAGACTTAGCCCCCGTCGAAACATTAGCGCAGGCTCTGCGCACCGAAATCAATAAAGCCATTATCGGCCAGCAAGACACAATTGAGTTGATGTTAGTGGCACTCTTATCAGGCGGTCACATTTTATTAGAAGGTGTTCCCGGCACCGCCAAAACCTTTTTAGCTCAGGCGTTTTCTTATGCTCTCAAGCTCGACTTTGGACGCATTCAATTTACACCAGACCTTTTGCCCGGTGACTTACTCGGAACAAACCTTTTTAATTTCCAGACATCAAAATTTTCATTGATAAAGGGCCCTATATTCTGTGACCTGCTTCTTGCCGATGAAATTAACCGGACCCCTCCTAAAACGCAGGCCGCCTTGCTTGAAGCCATGCAAGAAAGACAAGTGACGATTGATGGGAAAGCCTACCCTCTGGCCAAAACATTCATGGTTATCGCCACGCAAAACCCGATTGAGCAGCAAGGTACATATCCTTTGCCAGAAGCCCAACTTGATCGGTTCTTGTTCAAGCATGTCCTTGATTACCCGAGCCGTGATGAAGAATTAGAGATTATTGCACGCCACGGAACCAGTTCAGGGTCAGCTGATTTAAAGACTCTCGGCCTAAAACCCATCGCGACACCTGCAAAGATAAAGGCCGCTCTTGACGTCATTCCTAATGTCCGACTGACAGATGACGTCACACATTACATCGTCGATTTAGTAAGAGGCACGCGAAATGATCCGTTATTTGAAACAGGCGCTTCACCGCGCGCAGCAGCCATGATTGCTATAGCCTCTCGTGCCAAAGCCGCCTTAGCTGGACGCGATTATGTCATACCAGATGATGTTAAAGCCATTGCTTTGCCGGCGCTTCGCCACCGTGCCATATTATCGCCTACAGCAGAGATTGAAGGCCGCAATGCGGACTCCGTTATTTCAGCTGTAATTGAACAAACCAATGCGCCAAGATAG
- a CDS encoding SDR family oxidoreductase → MSLKGKTIFMSGGSRGIGLEIAKKCAADGASIAIAAKTAEPHPKLSGTIYTAAQDIEEAGGQALPLICDIREEDTVAQAVEATVEKFGGIDICINNASAISLTPTLNTPMKRYDLMNQVNARGTFLVSQKCLPHLKKASNPHILNIAPPLDMNAKWFKNHVAYTMAKYGMSLCTLGMSEEFRADGIAVNSLWPMTSIDTAAVRNVLGGDSMAKMSRVPQIMADAAYCVFSKTSSELTGQFIIDEFILAENGVEDFSVYNQPGYEGPLAADFFVPSEMLERSKSNVMQHPGYM, encoded by the coding sequence ATGTCTCTCAAGGGAAAAACAATTTTCATGTCCGGCGGTTCACGCGGAATTGGGTTGGAAATCGCAAAAAAATGCGCCGCTGATGGTGCCAGTATTGCAATTGCGGCCAAAACAGCTGAACCTCATCCAAAGCTATCGGGCACGATCTATACGGCGGCACAAGACATTGAAGAGGCGGGCGGACAAGCGCTCCCATTAATCTGTGATATCCGAGAGGAAGATACTGTTGCGCAGGCGGTCGAGGCCACCGTAGAAAAATTTGGCGGCATTGATATTTGCATCAATAATGCCTCCGCTATCTCTTTAACGCCGACACTAAACACCCCAATGAAGCGTTATGACCTAATGAACCAAGTCAATGCGCGCGGTACTTTTCTGGTTTCACAAAAATGTCTCCCCCACCTTAAAAAGGCTTCTAACCCACATATTCTAAATATTGCGCCGCCCCTTGATATGAATGCCAAATGGTTCAAAAATCATGTCGCTTATACAATGGCAAAATATGGTATGAGCCTTTGCACTCTAGGCATGAGTGAAGAGTTCAGAGCGGATGGCATCGCCGTAAATTCACTTTGGCCGATGACCTCTATTGACACTGCCGCTGTAAGGAATGTCTTGGGCGGGGATAGCATGGCGAAAATGAGCCGTGTTCCGCAAATAATGGCCGATGCAGCCTATTGCGTCTTTAGCAAGACATCTTCTGAACTGACGGGTCAATTTATCATAGATGAATTTATTTTGGCCGAAAATGGTGTCGAAGATTTTAGCGTCTATAATCAGCCTGGATATGAAGGCCCCCTCGCCGCGGATTTCTTTGTGCCCTCTGAGATGTTGGAACGATCGAAATCCAATGTCATGCAACACCCAGGATATATGTAA
- a CDS encoding stage II sporulation protein M, giving the protein MTTHDPLSLGNAPLSGQENNPIGIESYALKSERFREKRQADWTALETLLNKLESKGARALSKDDLINLPRLYRSTLSSLSVARATSLDQNVTAYLENLCTRAYYKLYGTQMGLGKRIISFISKDWPEAAQRLWKDTALSAFLIFVSTLAAFYMVQADSDWFYAFVDAGLAGDRTPAASTEALRATIYDKPENADGLGIFASYLFSNNSRVAIFAFALGFAFGIPTILFMLSTGFMVGGFLGLFASRDLGFEIGGWLIIHGSTEIFAIILAGGAGLHIGRAIAFPGILSRLQSASLAGRTSALLMVGVVIMLFFAGLLEGFARQLITSDILRYVIGISLLFFWLAYLYIPRAEDKSRVK; this is encoded by the coding sequence ATGACTACACACGACCCTCTATCTCTTGGTAATGCGCCCCTTTCTGGACAAGAAAACAATCCTATCGGCATAGAGAGCTACGCGCTAAAATCCGAAAGATTTCGCGAAAAACGTCAGGCCGACTGGACGGCTCTTGAAACTCTTCTCAATAAATTGGAATCTAAAGGCGCTCGCGCTCTAAGCAAAGATGACTTGATTAACCTCCCCCGTCTTTATCGCAGTACGCTTTCTTCTCTTTCTGTTGCACGGGCCACATCTCTTGATCAAAATGTCACCGCCTATTTGGAAAACCTCTGCACTCGAGCTTATTATAAGCTGTACGGAACACAAATGGGCTTAGGAAAACGTATAATAAGCTTTATTTCTAAAGACTGGCCAGAAGCGGCACAAAGGCTTTGGAAAGATACCGCCCTGTCTGCATTTTTAATTTTCGTGTCCACACTTGCTGCTTTCTATATGGTTCAAGCAGACTCCGATTGGTTTTATGCCTTTGTGGATGCTGGCCTCGCCGGTGATCGTACACCGGCGGCTTCTACTGAAGCTCTCCGAGCAACGATATATGACAAGCCTGAAAACGCGGATGGTTTAGGCATTTTTGCAAGCTATCTCTTTTCAAATAATTCCCGCGTAGCCATATTTGCTTTCGCTTTGGGCTTTGCTTTCGGTATCCCAACCATTCTATTCATGCTCAGTACGGGTTTTATGGTCGGTGGATTTTTGGGGTTATTTGCTTCGCGGGATCTTGGCTTTGAAATAGGCGGCTGGTTAATCATTCACGGCTCTACAGAGATTTTTGCCATTATATTAGCGGGCGGAGCAGGATTGCATATTGGCCGCGCCATTGCCTTTCCCGGCATATTATCCCGCTTGCAATCGGCCTCACTGGCTGGTCGCACCTCAGCTTTGCTGATGGTAGGCGTTGTCATCATGCTGTTTTTTGCTGGCTTACTTGAAGGCTTTGCGCGGCAACTTATTACCAGTGACATATTACGTTATGTCATTGGTATCTCATTGCTGTTTTTCTGGCTCGCCTATTTATATATTCCGCGGGCTGAAGATAAGAGCAGGGTTAAATAA
- a CDS encoding zinc transporter ZntB, whose translation MTCLQHAFLIDNNGQATELPTTPIPLAPKPGEGFLWLHFDRKHPDTRTVFIEDKMVDNVATNTLLAADSRPRTIVRNEDVLINLRGVNLNAGAEPEDMIPIRFFIQSNRVISVCGRKLKATQDRVERLKTQSVSSTPGGFIAGYALALADRMAPTITDLNEQVDTLEEAIDENRSELARSKVTEIRREAIMLRRYLAPQREALNTLAMQSLPWISNDDQLRLRDSADQATRITEELDAVRERCAIVKDQLSDMRAEEMNRNMMLLSVVAAIFLPLGLISGMMGINVGGMPWVENAMGFWYVTAIVVIIGLVQLLIFRLVKWL comes from the coding sequence ATGACTTGTCTCCAACATGCTTTTTTGATTGATAATAACGGACAGGCGACAGAACTTCCGACCACGCCTATCCCGCTTGCCCCCAAGCCCGGAGAAGGGTTTTTATGGCTCCATTTTGACAGAAAACACCCTGACACGCGTACCGTTTTCATTGAAGATAAAATGGTTGATAATGTCGCCACGAATACACTTTTGGCAGCCGATAGTCGCCCCCGCACCATTGTTCGTAACGAAGATGTCTTAATCAACCTTCGCGGCGTGAACCTTAATGCTGGGGCTGAGCCTGAAGACATGATTCCGATACGCTTTTTTATCCAAAGCAATCGCGTCATATCTGTATGCGGTCGAAAATTGAAGGCGACACAAGACAGGGTCGAAAGATTAAAAACACAATCTGTTTCTTCCACACCGGGTGGTTTTATTGCTGGATACGCTCTTGCCCTCGCGGATAGAATGGCCCCCACAATTACGGACTTAAATGAACAAGTCGACACACTCGAAGAGGCCATTGACGAAAATAGAAGCGAGCTTGCGAGATCCAAAGTTACAGAAATACGCCGAGAGGCTATCATGCTTCGCCGCTACCTTGCCCCGCAAAGAGAAGCTTTAAACACTTTGGCTATGCAGTCTTTGCCATGGATCTCCAATGACGACCAATTAAGGTTACGCGACAGTGCCGACCAAGCCACTCGTATTACTGAAGAACTTGATGCTGTGCGGGAACGCTGCGCCATCGTCAAAGACCAACTAAGTGACATGCGCGCTGAAGAAATGAACAGAAATATGATGTTACTTTCTGTCGTGGCAGCTATCTTCCTCCCTCTTGGACTTATTTCTGGAATGATGGGAATAAATGTCGGCGGCATGCCATGGGTAGAGAACGCCATGGGATTTTGGTATGTCACGGCCATTGTCGTTATTATTGGCTTGGTTCAACTGTTAATTTTCCGCCTCGTAAAATGGTTATAG
- a CDS encoding WecB/TagA/CpsF family glycosyltransferase has product MSALKHVIPPVVRGEDRRKSDRDNYVDWRVNQRSYEFIGATFDPLTPMQTLARAKWMTENHGFRFIVTPNVDHLVRMAKEPDIFKPLYEASWLSVCDSRILELLAAFSGIPLKAVPGSDLTQQLFDNVISAEDTINVIGADEEIVEKVKTIYGLSKVNLHQPPMGMRRKPEAIEAAAKFVADNPARYTFICVGSPQQEMVAKACLERGDCVGLGLCVGASLDFLGGRTKRAPKWMQSIRMEWLFRLASEPRRLWKRYLVEGPKIFWLWMKWSLLNKRKKTH; this is encoded by the coding sequence ATGAGCGCTTTAAAACATGTAATTCCGCCTGTCGTAAGAGGTGAAGATAGACGTAAATCTGACCGGGATAACTATGTCGATTGGCGTGTTAATCAACGCTCATATGAGTTTATAGGGGCGACGTTTGACCCCCTTACGCCCATGCAAACACTCGCGCGCGCCAAATGGATGACTGAAAACCATGGGTTTCGATTTATCGTGACACCAAATGTCGATCACCTTGTTCGTATGGCAAAAGAGCCCGACATATTTAAACCGTTATACGAAGCCTCATGGTTATCCGTATGTGATTCACGTATTCTAGAACTACTCGCTGCATTTTCGGGTATCCCGCTTAAGGCTGTTCCGGGGTCGGATTTAACGCAACAACTCTTTGATAATGTCATATCAGCAGAGGATACCATCAACGTCATTGGCGCGGATGAAGAAATTGTTGAAAAGGTCAAGACCATCTATGGATTAAGCAAGGTCAATCTACATCAACCGCCAATGGGTATGCGCCGTAAACCTGAGGCGATAGAGGCGGCGGCGAAGTTCGTGGCAGATAACCCTGCGCGGTACACTTTCATCTGTGTGGGTTCACCCCAACAAGAGATGGTTGCGAAAGCGTGCCTAGAAAGAGGCGATTGTGTGGGGCTTGGTCTCTGCGTTGGGGCTTCATTAGACTTTTTGGGCGGGCGGACAAAACGTGCACCGAAATGGATGCAATCTATTCGTATGGAATGGTTATTTAGACTGGCGAGTGAGCCGCGCCGTTTATGGAAGCGCTATCTTGTTGAAGGGCCAAAAATATTTTGGCTATGGATGAAATGGTCCCTCTTAAACAAGCGCAAAAAAACGCATTAG
- a CDS encoding ABCB family ABC transporter ATP-binding protein/permease: MPQISTPPSSSKSYDQRIEAMKEQTIGEQLRGLIRLKPYLWPDDNLEFKLRSVFAILLTIAAKFVLVGAPFIFGWAVDAVNNARQSGELWQDVSIGVLGFILGYGALRLFSVIMSEGREYIFAPVAQFAQRSVATATFRHMHTLSLRFHLDKRTGGLTRIIERGVRSIDFLFRFLLFNIGPTLLELMIAATAFWFAFNGWFALVAITVVIGYIYFTVATTEWRLKFRREMNKRDTEAAGKAVDSLLNYETVKYFSAEEFEINRYDTAMAGYQRASIRSRTSLATVNIGQSFIMNAGLIAIMALAGYNIIGGNMSIGDMTAVVMVMTQLYRPLNILGFAYREIKQSLTDLEKMFVLLDIKPEVNDRESAKTVENIQGRVAFENVSFRYDSDRPILSNINFEIPTGKTLAVVGPTGAGKSTLSRILFRFYDIDKGSVKVDGIDIRNLSQKSLRKAIGIVPQDTVLFNDSILYNIKYARPEASVDDIYRAAKDAQIHDFILSLPKGYETIVGERGLKLSGGEKQRVAIARALLKDPSILILDEATSALDSATERGIQDALDRASAGRTTLVIAHRLSTIIKADNIIVIENGEIAEQGTHQALLNQGGLYAQLWKQQKKMPAASET, from the coding sequence ATGCCGCAAATATCTACACCACCCTCAAGCTCCAAGAGCTATGATCAACGCATAGAAGCGATGAAAGAGCAAACTATTGGGGAGCAGCTACGCGGCCTGATACGTTTAAAACCTTATCTCTGGCCTGACGATAATTTGGAATTCAAGCTTCGATCTGTTTTTGCCATATTATTAACAATAGCGGCCAAATTCGTGCTAGTCGGCGCCCCTTTTATCTTTGGTTGGGCGGTCGACGCTGTAAATAATGCCAGACAAAGCGGTGAGTTATGGCAAGATGTCTCAATAGGCGTTTTGGGCTTCATTTTGGGTTATGGGGCTTTGCGGCTATTCTCTGTTATCATGTCGGAAGGCCGGGAGTATATCTTTGCGCCCGTCGCCCAATTTGCCCAACGCAGTGTCGCTACGGCAACCTTTCGCCATATGCATACGCTTTCTTTGCGCTTTCATCTTGATAAACGGACGGGCGGACTGACGCGAATTATCGAACGCGGTGTGCGTTCAATCGACTTCCTATTTCGGTTTTTACTTTTCAATATTGGCCCCACATTATTAGAGCTAATGATTGCAGCCACGGCTTTTTGGTTTGCCTTTAATGGTTGGTTTGCGCTTGTCGCTATCACTGTTGTTATTGGCTATATTTACTTTACCGTTGCGACAACGGAATGGCGCCTGAAGTTCAGACGAGAGATGAATAAACGCGATACTGAAGCGGCCGGTAAAGCGGTGGACAGTCTCTTAAATTATGAAACTGTAAAATATTTCTCCGCCGAAGAGTTTGAAATCAATCGCTATGATACGGCTATGGCAGGGTATCAACGGGCGAGTATTCGTTCACGAACCTCTTTGGCTACAGTGAATATAGGGCAATCCTTTATCATGAATGCGGGACTTATCGCGATTATGGCCCTCGCTGGATATAATATTATCGGCGGGAATATGAGCATTGGCGATATGACAGCCGTTGTAATGGTTATGACACAGCTCTACCGCCCCTTAAATATTTTGGGTTTTGCATATCGCGAAATCAAACAATCACTGACAGACTTAGAAAAAATGTTCGTCTTGCTGGATATAAAACCCGAAGTGAATGACCGTGAGAGCGCTAAGACTGTTGAAAACATTCAAGGTCGCGTCGCTTTTGAAAATGTTTCATTTCGATATGATTCAGACCGCCCTATTCTCTCTAACATTAATTTTGAAATACCAACGGGAAAAACTTTAGCCGTAGTTGGCCCAACAGGCGCGGGAAAATCCACACTATCGCGTATCCTTTTCCGTTTTTATGATATCGACAAAGGCAGCGTCAAAGTCGATGGCATTGATATACGAAATCTGTCCCAAAAGAGCCTTCGCAAGGCGATAGGTATCGTGCCGCAAGATACCGTATTATTTAATGACTCGATTTTATATAATATCAAATATGCAAGGCCCGAAGCATCCGTGGATGATATTTACCGAGCCGCAAAAGACGCCCAAATTCATGATTTTATATTATCCCTCCCCAAAGGCTATGAGACCATTGTCGGGGAACGCGGTTTGAAATTATCGGGTGGTGAAAAACAACGCGTGGCTATTGCCAGAGCCTTACTGAAAGACCCGTCCATTTTAATATTGGATGAAGCCACCTCTGCTCTGGATAGTGCGACTGAACGTGGTATCCAAGACGCCCTAGATCGCGCCTCTGCGGGCAGAACAACCTTGGTAATCGCCCATCGACTTTCAACCATCATTAAAGCAGATAATATTATCGTTATAGAGAATGGCGAAATCGCCGAACAAGGCACTCATCAGGCCTTGTTAAATCAAGGCGGGCTTTATGCGCAGTTGTGGAAACAGCAGAAGAAAATGCCTGCTGCTTCCGAAACTTAG
- a CDS encoding RDD family protein, whose protein sequence is MSSAPPYTTPIPPSDRRTLITPEGVDLQIQLADVGARIGAVTIDLLIISITLILSLFVFIWGGFAVNGELAISLFILFALFLRSFYFLIFEMGPKAATPGKRLMKIRVAARNTAMGRAQLSANAVFARNALREIELFLPLSFLILKSNDVDGMIALLGLIWSGIFLLFPLFNKDRLRAGDMIAGTWVVRAPKPILGRDLAKQSQESLESFTFTPAQVEAYGIHELHVLETVLRTQKIKTMNDVAERIRQKIGWTQMAGETDTAFLNAYYRALRERLEARLLMGVKRKDKFDTR, encoded by the coding sequence ATGAGCTCTGCTCCGCCCTACACCACCCCCATCCCGCCATCTGATCGGCGCACGCTCATCACGCCAGAAGGTGTAGATTTGCAAATCCAATTGGCGGATGTGGGAGCGCGCATTGGCGCCGTCACGATTGATTTATTAATCATAAGCATCACCCTCATACTAAGTCTCTTCGTTTTTATATGGGGCGGATTTGCGGTGAATGGTGAACTCGCCATTAGCTTATTTATCCTCTTCGCGCTTTTTCTTCGAAGCTTTTATTTTCTTATTTTTGAAATGGGCCCCAAAGCTGCCACGCCAGGCAAACGTCTCATGAAAATTCGCGTTGCGGCAAGAAATACAGCCATGGGGCGCGCCCAACTCTCCGCAAATGCCGTTTTTGCCCGCAACGCTTTACGAGAAATCGAATTATTCCTACCGCTTAGTTTTTTAATTCTAAAGTCCAATGATGTTGACGGCATGATTGCCCTATTGGGGTTAATATGGAGCGGGATATTTCTGTTATTCCCTCTGTTTAATAAAGATCGCTTGCGGGCCGGCGACATGATTGCGGGAACATGGGTCGTTCGCGCGCCCAAACCCATATTGGGACGCGACCTCGCAAAGCAATCCCAAGAATCACTCGAGTCTTTCACCTTCACCCCGGCCCAAGTTGAGGCCTATGGTATTCATGAATTACATGTTTTGGAAACCGTCCTCAGAACACAAAAAATCAAAACCATGAATGATGTCGCGGAACGTATCCGTCAAAAAATTGGATGGACTCAGATGGCAGGTGAAACTGACACGGCGTTTCTCAATGCCTATTATAGAGCCTTAAGAGAAAGACTCGAAGCAAGACTCTTGATGGGGGTTAAGCGCAAAGATAAATTTGATACACGCTAA
- a CDS encoding DUF58 domain-containing protein: MEVERLEPPKFSLYPTQKAVWLLALGIPVALFFAVVIPALWAIGAAWAVAIIGLLLLDMLLALPAKSMTPRLTTSPRLYIGTDERVTFDFKNLQNTPPKTAEFRLTTNNRVSCAPDIALFRADENHQAIVQFDITTRRRGHAHLHCLWSRWQGPLGFIWQQRQDPLNKIIAIVPNTEVVRNTALQFFSKDAIFGQKIQNLRGEGTEFDALSEFLPGMDKRAIDWKHSARHNTLLAREYKTERNHNIVFALDSGYLMCEELIDQASVKLTKLDRAISAALIMGYVSLKMGDRVGLYSFDKAPHLYSSPVSGTSQFASLQNQTAQIDYSNEETNYTFGLSYLAQKLRRRSLIVVFTDFIDTTQSELMLETITRLIKRHVIIFVAFKNQPLEDLANLHPKEPDDISRSVIAQTLLSERDIVLAKLKRMGVDVIDANPDTLNIDIVNRYLELKGKGII, from the coding sequence ATGGAAGTGGAGCGGTTAGAACCGCCTAAATTTTCCTTATATCCAACACAAAAAGCCGTTTGGTTATTGGCTTTGGGTATTCCAGTCGCCCTATTTTTTGCGGTGGTTATACCTGCTCTCTGGGCAATAGGAGCCGCATGGGCCGTTGCGATAATTGGATTGCTCTTGCTTGATATGCTCTTGGCATTGCCCGCAAAATCCATGACGCCCCGTTTAACCACTTCCCCTAGGCTATATATTGGGACAGATGAACGCGTTACTTTTGACTTTAAGAACTTACAAAACACGCCGCCAAAAACAGCTGAGTTTAGACTAACTACCAATAATCGGGTTTCCTGCGCCCCAGATATCGCCTTGTTTCGCGCGGATGAAAATCATCAGGCCATTGTGCAATTTGATATTACGACGCGCCGCCGCGGGCACGCGCACCTTCACTGTCTTTGGTCGCGTTGGCAAGGGCCATTGGGGTTCATCTGGCAACAAAGACAAGACCCTTTGAATAAAATAATTGCCATTGTTCCTAACACAGAAGTAGTTAGAAACACGGCCCTTCAGTTTTTTTCTAAAGACGCTATTTTTGGTCAAAAAATTCAAAATCTGCGCGGAGAAGGCACTGAATTTGATGCTCTGTCCGAATTCCTTCCTGGTATGGATAAACGCGCCATCGATTGGAAACATTCTGCCCGTCATAACACCTTGCTGGCCAGAGAGTATAAAACCGAACGCAATCATAACATCGTTTTCGCCCTCGATAGTGGATATCTGATGTGCGAGGAATTAATAGACCAAGCCTCTGTGAAACTCACAAAATTAGATAGAGCTATATCAGCGGCTCTCATTATGGGTTATGTCAGTTTGAAAATGGGTGATAGGGTCGGCTTATACAGCTTTGATAAGGCCCCACACCTTTACTCTTCCCCTGTCTCTGGAACATCCCAGTTTGCGAGTTTACAAAATCAAACGGCACAAATTGATTATTCCAATGAAGAAACGAATTATACATTTGGACTATCTTACTTGGCACAGAAACTGAGACGAAGAAGCCTGATTGTTGTATTCACGGACTTTATTGACACCACGCAATCCGAGCTCATGCTCGAAACTATTACGCGATTAATTAAACGCCATGTCATCATATTTGTTGCGTTTAAAAACCAACCTCTTGAGGATCTCGCAAATTTACACCCCAAAGAACCCGATGATATAAGTCGGTCCGTTATTGCCCAAACTCTCTTATCTGAACGAGACATCGTCTTAGCTAAATTAAAACGTATGGGTGTAGATGTCATTGATGCTAATCCTGACACACTCAATATAGATATTGTAAATCGGTATTTAGAGTTGAAAGGGAAAGGCATCATCTAA
- a CDS encoding outer membrane protein has translation MRHLLLSVPVLALSACSFLTGGDGYSDAYYGGCDSSCSSGHSYSVAETNYSQPTYEAPATTYQSTTQYAAPQSPSVAYHTQPTQSVHQTQPNQYYYNDGFRGMHKAKRSAYKYGDLGVIAYDVNDGGFGLVGRAGYQSSGLLGAEVEGTLAFKDQDFTQGTSEVSGGPDYSLGAFAVARLPITPKISAHARGGYHFTNIDSVAQVGAAAATLDSDTVDGFAYGGGAEYALNERDSLRLDYTRYEYDEVINGITYDGADSLALAYNRRF, from the coding sequence ATGCGTCATTTATTATTATCAGTACCTGTATTGGCTTTATCAGCCTGTTCATTTTTAACCGGTGGAGACGGTTATAGTGATGCATATTATGGAGGGTGTGATTCATCATGTTCTTCTGGGCATTCATATTCCGTAGCAGAGACGAACTATTCGCAACCGACTTATGAAGCGCCGGCCACGACATATCAAAGCACCACTCAATATGCGGCCCCGCAATCACCAAGTGTCGCTTACCATACTCAGCCAACACAGAGCGTTCATCAAACGCAACCAAATCAATATTATTATAATGATGGCTTCCGCGGTATGCACAAAGCGAAACGTAGTGCCTATAAATATGGTGATTTGGGTGTCATCGCGTATGATGTGAATGATGGTGGTTTCGGTCTCGTGGGCCGTGCAGGTTATCAGTCATCTGGGCTATTAGGCGCAGAAGTAGAAGGCACACTTGCCTTTAAGGATCAGGATTTCACACAAGGTACCTCAGAGGTAAGCGGCGGACCTGATTATTCTTTGGGTGCATTTGCCGTAGCGCGTTTACCAATAACGCCTAAAATCTCTGCCCATGCACGTGGTGGTTACCACTTCACAAATATAGATTCCGTTGCGCAAGTTGGTGCAGCTGCGGCAACACTTGATTCAGACACAGTTGACGGTTTCGCATATGGCGGCGGTGCAGAATATGCTTTGAATGAAAGAGATTCATTGCGCTTGGACTATACACGTTATGAATATGACGAAGTCATAAATGGCATCACATATGATGGCGCGGATTCCCTCGCTCTGGCTTATAATCGCCGCTTCTAA
- a CDS encoding DUF1330 domain-containing protein, with product MTMKSLNAIDPTPEQIKAFLGESSPDKPVYMLNLLKFKEHATYKDGEAVSGETAYGRYADAFSKMLKDLNIEGTETVFSGKAKHSLIGSGDWDAVAIVRYPNAQTMFNTVSSESYRKIHYHRKAGLEGQLLISCETSGLF from the coding sequence ATGACCATGAAATCTCTCAATGCCATCGACCCAACACCGGAGCAAATTAAAGCTTTTCTTGGTGAAAGTTCTCCAGACAAACCTGTTTACATGCTCAACCTTTTAAAGTTCAAAGAACACGCGACCTATAAAGACGGTGAAGCTGTATCGGGCGAAACAGCCTATGGGCGTTATGCTGATGCATTTAGCAAAATGCTGAAAGACCTTAATATTGAAGGCACAGAAACGGTGTTTAGCGGGAAAGCCAAACATAGCCTGATTGGTAGTGGGGACTGGGACGCCGTGGCGATTGTGAGGTATCCGAACGCTCAAACAATGTTCAACACGGTAAGCTCTGAATCTTACCGAAAGATTCATTATCACAGAAAAGCAGGTCTTGAAGGCCAGCTATTAATCAGTTGCGAAACAAGTGGATTATTTTAG